The region TAACACAGGCTATGTACAAAGCCAGCTTATAGCCGAGGCTATTGCCTGGAACACTATTGACAATGGCCTCCCCATCACCATCTACTGCCCGGGGTTTGTCCTAGGCGACAGCAGAACGGGCGCCTGCAACCCCGACGATTTTATTAGCCGGGTATTCACTAGCTGCATGGAGCTGGGCTCTTAcctgcttcttcaaagccAGCGCAAGGAGTTTGTTCCTGTAGACTTCGTTGCCAAGTCCTTGCTGCATATTTCTAAAGAGCCGGGAGAAAATCTTGGCCATgctttcatcctcattcaCCCAGACCCAAAGAGCACGATTGATATGTGTGCGAGTTTTGCCCTTCTCAACCATATCAGTCCTTGCTCTATGCACGGCGTGCCTTATGCCAGGTGGGTACAGTCTTTGTCCATGCGCTCTGCAGATCCATTATACCTGCTTATGCCGATGTTGAGTGAAACAGTCCTAGGCGAGCGAACGCGGTGGGAGCTATACGAAGGAATGGCCGAGTATGGCCGGGGCAATCTGCATCGTGCTTTAACAGGAGCTCCTGATATCCGCGATTGCATTGATATAGATCAGCTCTTTGAGCAAtgcttgaagatctggttAGCCCTGGTTGATAGAAATAGATTGTACGACCTACCACCAGACCATGGGGCGATGCTAGAGGGAAAATAGAAGAATAACGAGTCAAGATGGCATGTTTAACATGTATGTCCTCAGTTCAAACCACTTAACGGAAGTCTGTGATCTAAAGCCCACTCTTGTTATCTTCAATAACTAGAAAGGTTTATTTGGAGTATGATAGTTTCTATAGCTTTATTATCTGGGACGGCTGTAGTTTCAGAGACTAGTATGTAACATCACCGTGTATATATGCTTCGCGGGCCGCACCCATCTCTCC is a window of Aspergillus nidulans FGSC A4 chromosome VI DNA encoding:
- a CDS encoding uncharacterized protein (transcript_id=CADANIAT00010486) — translated: MVATLIARIKYTFGISLRASMLYKKIILGSLTCLLTSLQQEEKADLLIQADKQKASIIFHLGAKVNYLASYSAHCKDNVLGIVNILKFAAHKRTKQTYYTLTIAAYSPTGFVSDTKFLPEDTCPVSHSTALSYNTGYVQSQLIAEAIAWNTIDNGLPITIYCPGFVLGDSRTGACNPDDFISRVFTSCMELGSYLLLQSQRKEFVPVDFVAKSLLHISKEPGENLGHAFILIHPDPKSTIDMCASFALLNHISPCSMHGVPYARWVQSLSMRSADPLYLLMPMLSETVLGERTRWELYEGMAEYGRGNLHRALTGAPDIRDCIDIDQLFEQCLKIWLALVDRNRLYDLPPDHGAMLEGK